The following coding sequences lie in one Acidobacteriota bacterium genomic window:
- a CDS encoding phytanoyl-CoA dioxygenase family protein — protein MPVPNQISFDTKVKPHAADLYDYASIAETIDGLDSITEADIARYHQQGFIAVRNAFTPGEVQSGLDGLAELVAGRVPAFQNIQFTPEVRDRLDALSFEERMDSVRRLLYFVDYEPRTKAIADHPKLLSVVSRLLGAEATMFQDMALIKPPNGREKPWHQDHAYFELTPETRVVGVWMALDPAGIENGCMRVMPGRHRGRKYWHFQIRDLQICDSEMEGLQEQRVAVPLEPGGCLIFDSYIPHGTPSNFTASRRRALQFHYHAIGAQKITAEERVAIWGGEANNVAC, from the coding sequence ATGCCCGTTCCCAATCAAATCAGTTTTGACACTAAGGTCAAACCACATGCGGCTGACCTATATGATTACGCCTCAATCGCCGAAACGATTGACGGGTTGGATTCCATCACCGAAGCCGACATCGCGCGCTACCACCAACAAGGCTTCATCGCCGTTCGCAATGCGTTTACACCGGGCGAAGTTCAATCGGGGCTTGATGGATTGGCAGAATTGGTCGCCGGGCGAGTTCCAGCATTCCAAAACATTCAATTCACCCCCGAAGTTCGTGACCGGCTGGACGCTTTGAGTTTTGAAGAACGCATGGATTCCGTGCGGAGGTTGCTATATTTTGTGGATTACGAACCGCGCACCAAGGCCATCGCGGATCATCCGAAGTTGTTGTCCGTCGTCAGTCGTTTGCTTGGCGCGGAAGCGACGATGTTTCAGGACATGGCGTTAATCAAACCGCCCAATGGCCGCGAAAAACCCTGGCACCAGGATCACGCGTATTTTGAATTGACGCCGGAAACACGCGTCGTCGGCGTCTGGATGGCGCTTGACCCGGCGGGAATCGAAAACGGTTGCATGCGCGTGATGCCTGGGCGGCATCGCGGGCGAAAGTATTGGCACTTTCAGATTCGCGACTTGCAAATATGCGATTCCGAAATGGAAGGGTTGCAGGAACAACGCGTTGCCGTGCCGTTGGAACCGGGCGGCTGCCTGATTTTTGACAGCTACATTCCGCACGGCACGCCGAGCAACTTCACCGCTTCGCGTCGCCGGGCATTGCAGTTCCACTACCACGCCATCGGCGCACAGAAAATCACTGCCGAAGAGCGCGTCGCCATCTGGGGCGGCGAAGCCAATAACGTTGCTTGCTGA
- a CDS encoding DPP IV N-terminal domain-containing protein, translating into MTAEWIFGDEGRRVASLPSYVWLSDGKLMLYDSRQPPSQRTFEVLDPSTGTRRAALDMPAAITNLKTLLPELEIQQALPWPIAFDSTGRQALYLFKGDIFALDLAAARFSRLTKTDAEEKSPGFSPDGRHVAFVRANDLYVVDVATYAETRITRDGSETTLNGTLSWLYWEEVFGRRDIGYWWSPDSRALAYLQTDESTVPVSYFVDFQPVTPRLIKQRYAKAGMPNPQVRVGIAEIGRNATTWVRIADKPYDTILRVKWLPDSRRVSVQTMTRNQRELGLYFADRQTGATTRILTETDPGFVNIHDDLYFLADGKQFLWASERDDYYHLYRYTMDGRLVNQITRGSWAMVSSGGVFWLKQAVAGIDEANSTVYFTALEHSPIERHLYRINFDGSEMKRLSVEPGAHRISMAPNAQFYLDSFSDVRTLPALTLYRADGSRQSTIAAPRMELLAPFDIQYPELITIPAADGFPMPATILKPKNFRPDRKHPVILNLYGGTSSQSVVNAWQGNLFNQLLLAEGYIVVKVDNRAATGIRKSLENAVVGKLGDQETADFLDATRWLKAQPWVDAERVGVWGWSHGGWTTLNLLTRSTEFKAGISVAPVTDWLFYDTKWSEAFLQTPQENPEGYARTSLMKRAGDLHGRLLLVHGTYDDNVHPQNTQAFIDALIKAGKLFDMMYYPMRKHDIGDRDATIHLYRTMLDFWKRNL; encoded by the coding sequence TTGACGGCTGAATGGATCTTCGGCGACGAGGGCCGTCGCGTTGCCAGTCTGCCGTCGTACGTCTGGTTGTCGGACGGCAAACTGATGCTTTACGACAGCAGGCAGCCGCCATCGCAGCGAACTTTCGAGGTGCTGGATCCTTCGACGGGGACCCGCCGAGCGGCGTTAGACATGCCCGCTGCAATTACCAATCTCAAAACGCTGTTGCCGGAGTTGGAGATTCAGCAAGCGCTCCCATGGCCAATTGCGTTCGATTCCACAGGACGGCAAGCGCTCTACCTGTTCAAAGGTGACATCTTTGCGCTCGACCTTGCGGCTGCACGGTTTTCGCGACTGACCAAAACCGATGCCGAGGAAAAGTCGCCTGGGTTTTCGCCCGACGGCCGGCACGTAGCCTTTGTCCGCGCGAACGATCTTTACGTTGTAGATGTTGCCACATACGCCGAAACCCGCATCACGCGCGATGGTTCGGAAACGACGCTGAATGGCACTTTGTCCTGGCTTTACTGGGAAGAAGTTTTCGGGCGACGTGACATCGGATATTGGTGGTCGCCGGATTCGAGAGCGCTGGCGTACCTGCAAACGGACGAATCCACTGTGCCCGTGAGCTATTTTGTTGATTTCCAGCCAGTCACTCCCCGCTTGATCAAACAGCGATACGCAAAGGCCGGAATGCCCAATCCGCAAGTCCGCGTCGGCATTGCGGAAATCGGTCGAAACGCCACGACCTGGGTGCGAATCGCGGACAAACCCTACGATACGATCCTGCGTGTGAAATGGCTGCCGGACAGCCGTCGCGTCAGCGTGCAAACGATGACGCGCAATCAGCGCGAACTGGGCTTGTACTTCGCGGATCGCCAAACAGGCGCGACCACAAGGATTCTGACCGAAACCGATCCCGGCTTCGTCAACATTCACGACGACCTGTATTTCCTGGCGGACGGCAAACAGTTCCTGTGGGCGTCGGAGCGTGATGATTATTACCATCTGTATCGCTACACGATGGATGGGCGGTTGGTGAATCAAATCACGCGCGGGTCGTGGGCGATGGTGTCGTCAGGCGGTGTTTTCTGGCTCAAACAGGCCGTGGCCGGAATTGACGAGGCGAACAGCACTGTCTACTTCACGGCATTGGAGCATTCGCCAATTGAGAGGCATCTGTACCGCATCAACTTCGATGGATCGGAGATGAAGCGGCTTTCGGTGGAACCGGGCGCACACCGGATTTCAATGGCGCCGAATGCGCAGTTCTACCTCGACAGTTTTTCGGATGTGCGGACGCTGCCCGCGCTGACGCTGTATCGCGCCGACGGCTCGCGCCAATCAACAATCGCGGCTCCGCGAATGGAATTGCTGGCGCCTTTCGACATTCAATACCCAGAATTGATTACGATTCCTGCCGCTGACGGATTTCCCATGCCAGCGACGATACTGAAGCCGAAAAATTTCCGTCCTGACCGCAAGCACCCCGTGATTCTCAACTTGTACGGCGGCACATCTTCACAGTCAGTGGTCAATGCCTGGCAGGGAAATCTGTTCAACCAGCTTCTGCTGGCGGAAGGTTACATCGTGGTCAAAGTGGATAACCGCGCGGCGACAGGAATCAGAAAGAGCCTTGAAAATGCCGTGGTGGGAAAACTCGGTGATCAGGAAACGGCGGATTTTCTGGATGCAACGCGATGGTTGAAAGCCCAGCCCTGGGTGGACGCTGAGCGCGTAGGTGTTTGGGGCTGGAGCCACGGTGGATGGACGACGCTCAACCTGTTGACGCGCTCCACGGAGTTCAAAGCCGGAATCTCCGTCGCGCCCGTCACCGACTGGCTTTTTTATGACACAAAGTGGTCAGAAGCATTTCTGCAAACGCCGCAGGAAAACCCGGAAGGGTACGCCCGAACTTCGCTCATGAAACGCGCAGGCGACTTGCACGGACGGCTGTTGCTTGTTCACGGCACCTACGACGACAACGTTCATCCGCAAAACACGCAGGCGTTTATTGACGCGCTCATCAAAGCCGGCAAGCTCTTCGATATGATGTATTACCCAATGCGCAAGCACGACATTGGTGACCGCGACGCTACAATTCACCTCTACCGAACGATGCTGGATTTTTGGAAGCGGAATCTCTGA
- a CDS encoding glycine C-acetyltransferase, producing the protein MNPNELYAVLQRELDQFEEAKTYKYEVPLESEQGGRVRVNGRDAVMLASNNYLGLANHPKIKEAAHRGLDEWGFGMSSVRFLCGTEPIHLELEQRIARFVGCEAAILHSSCFAANEAFFTALYANDFGQSEFEDVIYSDQYNHASIIDGVRLCRAVAKQTASKLYRNRDFAHLRQMLEEDRDKNYRIKVIATDGVFSMEGHLAPLPKLVALAREFGALLFVDESHASGVLGDTGRGTPEELGVHGQIDVVTGTFGKALGGASGGFIAGRRELIEFLRQKSRPYTFSNTVPPSVVTASIAAIDLIENDPSIVNQLHENTAYFRREIVNAGFRILEGTHPIVPVMVGEAAIAQDMSRELLGEGVYIKGLWYPVVPKGEARLRAQISAAHTRQDLDQSIEAFKTVGKRLGVI; encoded by the coding sequence ATGAATCCGAACGAACTGTATGCCGTATTGCAACGCGAACTGGATCAGTTTGAGGAAGCCAAAACCTACAAATACGAAGTTCCGCTGGAAAGCGAGCAGGGAGGTCGCGTCCGCGTCAATGGGCGCGACGCCGTGATGCTGGCGTCGAACAATTACCTGGGATTGGCTAACCACCCGAAAATCAAGGAAGCGGCCCATCGCGGCTTGGACGAATGGGGGTTCGGCATGTCTTCAGTGCGTTTTTTGTGTGGAACCGAACCGATTCACCTGGAACTGGAACAGCGCATCGCGCGCTTTGTCGGTTGCGAAGCGGCCATCCTGCATTCGTCATGCTTTGCGGCAAACGAAGCTTTCTTCACCGCGCTTTACGCCAACGACTTTGGCCAAAGCGAATTTGAAGATGTGATTTACAGCGATCAATACAACCACGCCAGCATCATTGACGGTGTTCGGTTGTGCCGCGCCGTGGCGAAGCAAACCGCGTCGAAACTGTATCGTAACCGCGATTTCGCTCATCTGCGCCAGATGCTGGAAGAGGATCGCGATAAAAACTATCGCATCAAAGTCATCGCCACCGACGGCGTGTTTTCGATGGAAGGTCATTTGGCGCCGCTGCCGAAACTGGTCGCGCTGGCGCGTGAATTCGGCGCGCTGCTGTTTGTGGATGAATCGCATGCTTCGGGCGTGCTGGGTGACACCGGGCGCGGCACGCCGGAAGAGCTTGGCGTGCACGGGCAAATTGACGTCGTCACCGGAACGTTTGGCAAAGCATTGGGCGGCGCTTCGGGGGGGTTCATTGCCGGACGGCGCGAACTGATCGAATTCCTGCGGCAGAAATCGCGGCCTTACACGTTTTCCAATACCGTGCCGCCCTCGGTGGTCACCGCTTCGATTGCGGCGATTGATTTGATTGAAAACGATCCATCCATCGTCAACCAACTGCACGAAAACACCGCCTACTTCCGGCGCGAAATCGTCAACGCGGGCTTCCGGATTCTGGAAGGTACACACCCGATTGTTCCCGTTATGGTAGGTGAAGCTGCGATTGCGCAAGATATGAGCCGCGAATTGCTCGGCGAAGGCGTGTACATCAAAGGGCTTTGGTATCCGGTAGTGCCGAAAGGCGAAGCGCGGCTTCGCGCGCAGATTTCCGCTGCACACACGCGACAGGATTTGGATCAATCCATCGAAGCTTTCAAGACAGTCGGCAAACGGCTTGGTGTAATCTGA
- a CDS encoding outer membrane lipoprotein-sorting protein, with protein MIRRFSLIAFSVLALLVSANAQDARKIMENVYKQDTSRDTTWRARMEVYDKKGTVRSKKFTMRKLGGLGNSKTLVRFTDPAEVRGVGLLSLNEGGVADRQWLYTPAIQRVRRIAAQERRQRFIGTDFTNEDMAERVIDDFTYKMLSEGEVIDGRKTYKIEAHPVSPDKSQYAYVYIWVPMDVPYSVLVEMYDRNGQRLRILKASDLVKISNIWVAKRIEMSSPTEGTKTVLLVDEIKFNTGLKEDLFTQQSLEKPDMF; from the coding sequence ATGATCAGAAGATTTTCGTTGATTGCTTTTTCGGTCCTTGCTTTGCTGGTTTCAGCCAATGCACAGGACGCGCGCAAGATCATGGAAAACGTTTACAAACAGGATACCAGTCGCGATACGACCTGGCGCGCGCGCATGGAGGTTTACGATAAGAAAGGAACCGTCCGCAGCAAAAAATTCACGATGCGAAAACTCGGTGGGTTGGGAAACAGCAAAACCTTGGTCCGTTTTACTGATCCGGCGGAAGTTCGCGGCGTCGGGCTGCTTTCGCTCAACGAAGGCGGCGTGGCTGATCGCCAGTGGCTCTACACGCCGGCGATTCAACGCGTTCGCCGCATTGCCGCACAGGAACGTCGCCAGCGATTCATCGGCACGGATTTCACCAACGAAGACATGGCCGAGCGCGTGATTGACGATTTCACGTACAAGATGCTCAGTGAAGGCGAAGTGATTGACGGCCGCAAAACGTACAAGATCGAAGCCCATCCGGTTTCGCCCGACAAATCTCAATACGCGTATGTTTACATCTGGGTGCCGATGGACGTGCCGTATTCCGTGCTGGTTGAAATGTATGACAGAAATGGCCAGCGGTTGCGAATACTGAAGGCCAGTGATCTGGTCAAAATCTCCAACATCTGGGTGGCCAAGCGGATCGAAATGAGTTCTCCGACCGAAGGAACCAAAACGGTTTTGCTGGTGGACGAAATCAAGTTCAACACTGGCTTGAAAGAAGATTTGTTTACCCAACAGTCGTTGGAAAAACCGGATATGTTTTAG